In one Corallococcus sp. EGB genomic region, the following are encoded:
- a CDS encoding tenascin-X: MARTRTVGSGGLTALAMALAAFLAFGGGCREQPPLTGARSLLRVSQESVEFPASYPQVERQVELRVMNAGRTTLDVEWTQLTPPFAAVGLPTRMDPGEVPVRLTYKPEATGVRTATLVGRAPGGGEVRVELRGQANPLPDCPTPVACHASTFDVAAEGCVETQLPDGTACDPGNACIQDAACAAGRCKGKERVCDDGDACTTDVCNPLDGCTSVPAPPCPGDGRCQVGVCDPKVGCTLAKAPDGTFCGPERGCDAADVCLDGMCQRRDPPDGFQCAPASPCQGPGRCRGSVCERPTATALAPDWTYDAASNGEALHDLLVGPTGDVTLVGFFVPALLDAAGPVPVRARVAGRRCMLWNDRLLCMDLPLSGQVSLLDRVTGSPRWTFDLTTVRPDFTQGLTTLFMARLGVMQPDRLAALFEAYPAGTSRDTLCREYFLVVLDAFGGMVSAQALKDPLLAECNHPHPYGVASDVAGDLYVAFGPTQNVGAPLYPGAPTLLMAFSQDGVPRWRKTEAFAAGELAIVNGLLLNERSTQALRTRDGQPVASRTFPRELGRALATSTHLIPSPSEDDTANEWRLEGYALPDLAPSWTHGFRGWPGPVAPEARLASWTTWPGQPPETVVVGTGMDAQGPVLFAVSAKDGSEVFQCRVPHAATPAQFLELGPDSVVLMDNATTCGECDPPYAYSQARFRRFPIPGLKPAEEPWPGTFGGPGHDHHEDPVRGR; the protein is encoded by the coding sequence ATGGCGCGCACGCGGACGGTGGGCAGTGGGGGCCTGACGGCCCTGGCAATGGCCCTGGCGGCCTTCCTGGCCTTCGGAGGCGGCTGCCGGGAGCAACCCCCGCTGACGGGCGCGCGGAGCCTCCTGCGGGTCTCCCAGGAGTCCGTGGAGTTCCCGGCCAGCTACCCCCAGGTGGAGCGGCAGGTGGAGCTCCGGGTGATGAACGCGGGCCGCACGACGCTGGACGTGGAGTGGACGCAGCTGACGCCGCCCTTCGCCGCGGTGGGGCTGCCCACGCGGATGGACCCGGGCGAGGTCCCGGTCCGGCTGACCTACAAGCCGGAGGCCACGGGCGTGCGGACGGCCACGCTGGTGGGGCGGGCGCCGGGGGGCGGCGAGGTGCGGGTGGAGCTGCGCGGCCAGGCGAACCCGCTCCCGGACTGCCCCACGCCGGTGGCCTGCCACGCCTCCACGTTCGACGTGGCGGCGGAAGGGTGCGTTGAGACGCAGCTGCCGGACGGCACGGCGTGCGACCCGGGCAACGCATGCATCCAGGACGCGGCGTGCGCGGCGGGGCGGTGCAAGGGCAAGGAGCGCGTCTGCGACGACGGCGACGCGTGCACCACGGACGTGTGCAACCCGCTGGATGGGTGCACGTCGGTGCCGGCGCCGCCGTGTCCGGGGGACGGCAGGTGCCAGGTGGGCGTGTGCGATCCGAAGGTGGGGTGCACGCTGGCGAAGGCGCCGGACGGGACGTTCTGCGGCCCCGAGCGCGGCTGTGACGCGGCGGACGTGTGCCTGGACGGGATGTGCCAGCGCCGCGACCCGCCGGACGGCTTCCAGTGCGCGCCGGCCAGCCCCTGCCAGGGGCCGGGGAGGTGCAGGGGCTCCGTGTGCGAGCGCCCCACCGCGACGGCGCTGGCGCCGGACTGGACCTACGACGCGGCCTCCAACGGCGAGGCGCTGCACGACCTGCTGGTGGGGCCCACGGGGGACGTGACGCTGGTGGGCTTCTTCGTGCCGGCGCTGCTGGACGCGGCGGGCCCGGTGCCGGTGCGCGCGCGCGTGGCCGGGCGCCGGTGCATGCTGTGGAACGACCGGCTGTTGTGCATGGACCTGCCGCTGTCCGGGCAGGTGTCGCTGTTGGACCGGGTGACGGGCTCGCCGAGGTGGACGTTCGACCTGACGACGGTGCGGCCCGACTTCACGCAAGGGCTGACGACGCTGTTCATGGCGCGGCTGGGGGTGATGCAGCCGGACCGGCTGGCGGCGCTCTTCGAGGCGTACCCGGCGGGCACGTCGCGCGACACGCTGTGCCGGGAGTACTTCCTGGTGGTGTTGGATGCCTTTGGCGGGATGGTGTCCGCGCAGGCGTTGAAGGATCCGCTGCTCGCCGAGTGCAACCACCCGCACCCGTACGGCGTCGCGTCCGACGTGGCGGGCGACCTGTACGTGGCGTTCGGGCCCACGCAGAACGTGGGCGCGCCGCTGTATCCGGGAGCGCCCACGTTGTTGATGGCGTTCTCGCAGGACGGCGTGCCGCGCTGGCGCAAGACGGAGGCCTTCGCCGCGGGGGAGCTGGCCATCGTGAACGGGCTGTTGCTCAACGAGCGCTCCACGCAGGCGCTGCGCACGCGGGACGGGCAGCCGGTGGCCTCGCGGACCTTCCCGAGGGAGCTGGGCCGCGCGCTGGCGACCTCCACGCACCTCATCCCCTCGCCGTCCGAGGACGACACCGCGAACGAGTGGCGGCTGGAGGGCTATGCGCTGCCGGACCTCGCGCCGTCCTGGACGCACGGGTTCCGGGGGTGGCCGGGGCCGGTGGCGCCGGAGGCGCGGCTGGCGAGCTGGACCACCTGGCCGGGCCAGCCGCCGGAGACGGTGGTGGTGGGCACGGGCATGGACGCGCAGGGGCCGGTGCTGTTCGCGGTGAGCGCGAAGGATGGCAGCGAGGTGTTCCAGTGCCGGGTGCCCCACGCGGCGACGCCCGCGCAGTTCCTGGAGCTGGGGCCGGACAGCGTGGTGCTGATGGACAACGCGACGACGTGCGGCGAGTGCGATCCACCCTACGCGTACAGCCAGGCGCGCTTCCGCCGCTTCCCGATTCCGGGCCTGAAGCCCGCGGAGGAGCCCTGGCCCGGAACGTTTGGCGGGCCAGGGCACGACCATCACGAGGACCCGGTGCGCGGGCGCTGA
- a CDS encoding DUF429 domain-containing protein: MTDAHRFVGWDLTDPFARAPRPVDEAVVDRDGRVRFSQRAWPVPRARHALDPEALAEAFAVGPGDVVVVDGPQALASPGARVRDAEARLRAPGRTPDVLPLPGAPFAGFVRGGVLLFAALRTHARVPMLDLDTPALSRARLLEAFPGATWRALAVEKLGAKASPEGRARRQALLEAGGLRFMDAGTCTHDQLDAALCAWLGWLTRTRPGDVTAVGLPLTRDADGTLREGRILDLAALR, encoded by the coding sequence ATGACGGACGCGCACCGCTTCGTGGGCTGGGACCTGACAGACCCCTTCGCCCGCGCGCCCCGCCCCGTGGACGAGGCCGTGGTGGACCGCGACGGCCGCGTTCGCTTCTCCCAGCGCGCGTGGCCCGTGCCACGGGCACGCCACGCGCTGGACCCGGAGGCGCTCGCGGAGGCCTTCGCCGTGGGGCCCGGCGACGTGGTGGTGGTGGACGGGCCGCAGGCGCTGGCGAGCCCCGGCGCCCGGGTGCGGGACGCGGAAGCGCGGCTGCGCGCTCCGGGCCGGACCCCGGACGTGCTGCCCCTGCCCGGTGCGCCCTTCGCGGGCTTCGTGCGCGGCGGCGTGCTGCTGTTCGCCGCGCTGCGGACCCATGCCCGCGTGCCCATGCTGGACCTGGACACGCCGGCGCTGTCCCGCGCGCGCCTCCTCGAGGCCTTCCCCGGCGCCACCTGGCGCGCGCTGGCTGTGGAGAAGTTGGGGGCAAAGGCCTCGCCGGAGGGACGCGCGCGAAGACAGGCCCTGCTGGAGGCCGGGGGTCTGCGCTTCATGGACGCGGGGACATGCACGCACGACCAGCTGGACGCCGCGCTCTGCGCCTGGCTGGGGTGGCTCACGCGCACCCGGCCCGGGGACGTCACCGCGGTGGGCCTGCCCCTCACGCGTGACGCGGATGGAACATTGCGCGAGGGGCGCATCCTGGATCTCGCCGCCCTGCGGTAA
- a CDS encoding aldo/keto reductase, whose amino-acid sequence MHYRPLGRTGLFVSELCFGAMTFGGEGYWKNIGQQGQAEADALVGRCLDAGINFFDTANVYSYGQSEELLGKALAARRSQVVLATKVRGRMGPGQNEVGLSRYHVFDSVHASLKRLGTDHIDLLQIHGYDAATPLDETLRALDDLVRQGKVRYLGASNLAAWQLMKALGLSDHRGLSRFESLQAYYSIAGRDLERELVPLLKDQQVGLMVWSPLAGGFLSGKYRRNAEGPEGARRTTFDFPPVDRERAYNAIDVMDAVAKETGATVARVALAWLLHQPHVTTVILGAKTQAQLEDNLAATELRLSPEHLAKLDAVSRLPPEYPGWMVERQNADRLPPAR is encoded by the coding sequence ATGCACTACCGTCCGCTGGGCCGCACCGGCCTGTTTGTCTCTGAACTGTGTTTCGGCGCCATGACCTTCGGTGGCGAAGGCTACTGGAAGAACATCGGGCAGCAGGGCCAGGCGGAGGCCGACGCGCTGGTGGGCCGGTGCCTGGACGCGGGCATCAACTTCTTCGACACCGCGAACGTGTATTCGTATGGGCAGTCGGAGGAGCTGCTCGGCAAGGCGCTCGCGGCGAGGCGGTCGCAGGTGGTGCTGGCCACCAAGGTGCGCGGCCGCATGGGCCCGGGCCAGAACGAGGTGGGCCTGTCGCGCTACCACGTCTTCGACTCCGTGCACGCGAGCCTCAAGCGCCTGGGCACGGACCACATCGACCTCTTGCAGATCCACGGCTACGACGCGGCCACCCCGCTGGACGAGACGCTGCGCGCGCTGGACGACCTCGTGCGCCAGGGCAAGGTGCGCTACCTGGGCGCGTCCAACCTGGCCGCGTGGCAGCTGATGAAGGCGCTGGGCCTGAGCGACCACCGCGGCCTGTCCCGCTTCGAATCGCTGCAGGCCTACTACTCCATCGCCGGCCGCGACCTGGAGCGCGAGCTGGTGCCGCTGCTGAAGGACCAGCAGGTGGGCCTGATGGTGTGGAGCCCGCTCGCGGGCGGCTTCCTGTCCGGCAAGTACCGCCGCAACGCCGAAGGCCCCGAGGGCGCCCGCCGCACCACCTTCGACTTCCCGCCCGTGGACCGCGAGCGCGCGTACAACGCCATCGACGTGATGGACGCGGTCGCGAAGGAGACAGGCGCCACCGTGGCGCGCGTGGCGCTCGCGTGGCTCCTGCACCAGCCGCACGTCACCACCGTCATCCTCGGCGCGAAGACGCAGGCCCAGCTGGAGGACAACCTGGCCGCGACCGAGCTGCGCCTCAGCCCCGAGCACCTCGCGAAGCTGGACGCCGTCTCCCGGCTGCCCCCTGAGTACCCCGGCTGGATGGTGGAGCGTCAGAACGCGGACCGGCTGCCCCCGGCCCGCTGA
- a CDS encoding head GIN domain-containing protein codes for MRMPSLSLLAVCCLAATACTAHAAEATKPSASQDAGETRQVEDFHGVSVSHGMRAEVKVGPKSVRLEGSPENLSRIQLRVEDGILTTRVERKGWDGLNGRVRLIVSSPRIDHVEASGGARMDAEATASGEFGAEASGGAVVTVRGVDARKVDAEASGGSEITLNGRATRLDVEASGGSQVHAQKLQGLEQLEAEASGGSIVEADAPSKVSGDASGGSIIRLSKRPQSSNVDVSGGSRLDASN; via the coding sequence ATGAGGATGCCCTCGCTGTCCCTGCTCGCCGTCTGCTGCCTCGCCGCCACCGCCTGCACCGCCCACGCGGCGGAGGCCACGAAGCCCTCCGCCTCCCAGGACGCCGGCGAGACGCGCCAGGTGGAGGACTTCCACGGCGTCTCCGTGAGCCACGGCATGCGCGCCGAAGTGAAGGTGGGGCCCAAGTCCGTCCGCCTGGAGGGCTCCCCGGAGAACCTCTCCCGCATCCAGCTGAGGGTGGAGGACGGCATCCTCACCACGCGCGTGGAGCGCAAGGGCTGGGACGGCCTCAACGGCCGGGTGAGGCTCATCGTGTCCTCGCCCCGCATCGACCACGTGGAGGCCAGCGGCGGCGCCCGCATGGACGCCGAGGCCACCGCGTCCGGTGAGTTCGGCGCCGAGGCCAGCGGCGGCGCGGTGGTCACCGTGCGCGGCGTGGACGCCAGGAAGGTGGACGCCGAGGCCAGCGGCGGCTCCGAGATCACCCTGAACGGCCGCGCGACGCGGCTGGACGTCGAGGCCAGCGGCGGCTCCCAGGTGCATGCCCAGAAGCTCCAGGGCCTGGAGCAGCTGGAGGCCGAGGCCAGCGGCGGCTCCATCGTGGAGGCCGACGCCCCCTCCAAGGTCTCCGGTGACGCGTCCGGCGGCAGCATCATCCGCCTGTCGAAGCGGCCCCAGAGCTCCAACGTCGACGTCAGCGGCGGCTCGCGCCTCGACGCTTCGAACTAG